One window of Trifolium pratense cultivar HEN17-A07 linkage group LG5, ARS_RC_1.1, whole genome shotgun sequence genomic DNA carries:
- the LOC123883477 gene encoding auxin-responsive protein SAUR32-like: MFFFGLAIMGLVEKSPKINLHLHRHHLQHKHEFKGVPKGFMAIKVGLGEEQQRFVVPVLYFNHPLFIQLLKEAEEEYGFDQKGTITIPCHVEEFTKVRGLIDRDKNLHQHVGCFGL, encoded by the coding sequence ATGTTCTTTTTTGGTTTAGCAATAATGGGTTTGGTTGAAAAGAGTCCAAAGATTAATCTTCATTTGCATAGACATCATCTTCAACATAAGCATGAGTTCAAAGGTGTTCCAAAAGGTTTTATGGCAATAAAAGTTGGTTTAGGAGAAGAACAACAAAGGTTTGTTGTTCCTGTTTTGTACTTCAATCACCCTCTTTTCATTCAACTATTGAAAGAGGCTGAAGAAGAATATGGATTTGATCAAAAAGGAACAATTACTATTCCTTGTCATGTTGAAGAATTCACAAAAGTTCGTGGTTTGATTGATAGAGACAAGAATCTTCATCAACATGTTGGATGTTTtggtttatga